Below is a window of Candidatus Eisenbacteria bacterium DNA.
TCGCGCGGCCATTTCTCACGCACCTCGAGAGGTGGGGGCCCCCGTCCCGCCCCTTCTCCTCGAAGGATCACGCCGTCCGTCCGGGGAAGAAGCGGAGAGGATGGCTCGGCCCTTCGGTCCCGGATTCTCTCCGAGCGAAGCGAGGAGGTATCCGGCACCGAAGAGGATCACGCCGTCCGTCCGAGGAGGAGGCGGAAGAGTTGGCCCCCACAGGTCCCACGCACCGGACGGCTGAAACTAACCCCTTGTAATTTTTGATGATACTCCGGTAGAGTTCCTTTCGCCGGGTGGGGGCCGCTTCGTTTCAGCCCGCTTCCCAGGCGGAGCCGTAACTCCTTTTCCGGCTTGGCTTCCTTTTGCTTGACCCGCCCATTCGTGATCCATATACTCTATGTTCTGTGTCTGGAAAGGGCGCGGTGTGTCCGGAGGGGGGCATGAACGGCAGCATGAAGATCTTCTCGGGACTGGCTCATCAGGAGTTGGCCGGCAGAATCGCGAAGGCCGCCGGAACGGGCCTGAGCAAAATACAGTTGGGACGTTTCGCCGATGGCGAGATCTCGGTGATGATCGGGGAAAACGTCCGAGGCGTGGACGCCTTTATCGTCCAGCCGACATTTTCACCGGCGGAAAACCTGCTGGAGCTTCTCCTGATCGTGGATGCGCTTAAGCGCGCATCGGCGAAGCGCGTCACGACGGTGATCCCGTATTTCGGGTACGCCCGCCAGGACAGGAAAGACCGGCCGCGCGTGGCGATCGCCGCGAAGGTGGTGGCCAACCTGATCGCCGAGTCGGGAGCGGATCGCGTGCTGGTGATGGATCTCCATTCCAGCCAGATCCAGGGTTTCTTCGACATTCCGGTGGATCATCTCTACGCGGCGCCGGTGCTGGTGGAGTTCTACCGGGAGCGCGACATTTCCGATCTGGTGGTGGTCGCGCCGGACATCGGGAGCGTGAAGATGGCGCGAGCCTACGCCAAACACCTGCATGCGG
It encodes the following:
- a CDS encoding ribose-phosphate pyrophosphokinase, giving the protein MNGSMKIFSGLAHQELAGRIAKAAGTGLSKIQLGRFADGEISVMIGENVRGVDAFIVQPTFSPAENLLELLLIVDALKRASAKRVTTVIPYFGYARQDRKDRPRVAIAAKVVANLIAESGADRVLVMDLHSSQIQGFFDIPVDHLYAAPVLVEFYRERDISDLVVVAPDIGSVKMARAYAKHLHAGLAVIDKRRPRANVAEVYHVIGAVKDKNVLIVDDLVDTAGTIVAAAARLKEEGARTIYASCTHPVLSGPAVERLEKSEISEVVVSDTIPLRRECAKIRALSVSGLLGEAILRIHREESVSSLFVE